The DNA segment ATCAGGTCGTTTGTTAATATGGACTTGTATCAAAAACCCTAAGAAATACTGAACGTGTCAATAGAGCTGAGTGCAAGCAGAACCATGTGGCGACTGCTCACATTAAAGTTTGGGCGCTTGTACCGTTGTCTGAAGTTCCTATTTGTGGTGAGTCTGTTGGTTTTCACATTGTTGAATACGCACTCATTTATTGCCTCATTTCAGAAGAACGAACTTGCAGATCGTCGTTTTATTAGCCTGAATAAGTGCCCAGCTTGTTTTGGAACCAGCTGGTGTCGTAAGTTTATGAATGGGCAAATCACTTTTGAGACATGGGGTCGTTTCCGAATACTGGACTTCTTGAATGTGAAAAATGTCTATTTTGCTCAGTATGGAGAGCCAAGAGAAGGTGCAAGGCGTATTGTTCTAAAACGCTTGGGCTCTAATCAAGAACTTGCTGATATGGACCAAAAAGTCTGCAAACGGGCTGTTGGGCGCCCTCGTTGTGATGTTACACAAGCCATCTACAAGACTCAGTTTTCCCGTTTAAATGGTGAAGTTCGGTTACTGACTCCAGATGTTGTGGAGGGGTGGTCAGACTTAGTACATTGTCCATCGCAAAGACTCCTAGACAGAATAGTACGCAGGTATGCTGAAACGAAGGATTCTGGAAGCTTTTTAATGAAAAATTTGAAAGACTCTGAGCGGATGCAGCTACTTCTGACATTGGCTTTTAATCCAGAGCCTCTAGTTTTCCAGGTATGTGTGAATGATAACTTCTCATTTACTGCAAAATTTGATTTTAGTTGCAACTTGTTTGTTCTTGCCTTTGCAAATCAAGTTTAAAAAATcattattttgtttttgttttggtaTGTACACAATAATTCAGTTGGGGATTTCAGGATGTCAGATTTTCAGTACATTGATGAAATGATTTGCTTATCTCTGAAACGTAGAGATTGTTGCAGGAGTGCAAACTGTGTCACCGCAGCAGTATTGCTGTTAATATGGAATCATTTTTCTGAACTATTTTGAAATGCAGGACCTTGCAAGATATATGGTCTCCAGTGGTGCAGTGTTAGTGtcactacctctgagccaggaggtctgCGTTTAAATCACACCTGTCCAGAGGAGTGTAATGACTTCTTTAGacagtttgatttttttttcaaaaaggtaTTTTTTGAAAATTATTTGCAAATTTTAATATCGCAATCCATTGTCTAAATCTCGATGGCAAATGAAGATGGGCAACATGTGCTAGCCTCACTGCTGTTCCCCACATTCAATCAAGGAAAATCTATGATGCTTTTCCATTGACACTAAAGGtagtacaggtacacaatcctttatcctcGGGACCAGCTGGACtttggaattcagaattttttggattttggaataagtgacagtttaatggtgaaattaaaaaaaaaacttatcaAACATCAGATGCACCTGTGAGTACGACAGGTCCTGAGACAGAATTGACGCCTGCCTGTGCTGGGCCGCACCACCAGTGTGACGTGGTGGAGGTGGGTTAACTCTTTGCACACAAAGCAACCTTGTTATGGAGAAAAGAAACTTTGGATTTCGGAGCTTTTTCGAATTTTGGATCTCGGATAAAAAAAATTTCAATTTGGTTTATTTGTATGCCTAATTTACTGATTTATAATTATTTCATATTGTAAACTGCAATTATATGATCTCAAGGGTGTTGCTgcacgaagagaccttggagcacaggttcatagttccttgaaaatgaagTCATCAGCAGATAGGATATTAATGAAGGCATTTAGTAtgatttcttttattggtcagagcactgagtataggagttgggaggtcgttgcgggacattggttatgccacttttggaatattgtgtgcaattctggtctccctgatatctgaaggatgttgtgaaacttgagagggttcagaaaagatttaaatagATGTTACCAGAGttcgaggatttgagcgatagggagggaCTGAATACGCTGGGCTATTTTCCTGGGGGCGCaaaggctgacgggtgacctgatggaggtttataaaattatgaagggtgtgggtagggtaaatagacagtcttttccctctTTTGGACGAGTCCAGAAGTAGATgccataggtttcaggtgagtgggaaaagatataaaagagacctaaaggcaGTGTTTTGactcaaagggtggtgcatgtatgaaatgagctgccagagcaagtggtggaagcttttacaattgcaacattttaaaaggcatctggatgggaatatggatatcttcccagatattgactgggaaagctatagctagagttcgttagatgggtcggtgtttgtccaatgtgtgcaggagggtttcctgacacaatatgtagacaggccaacaagaggtgaggctatactggatttggttctaggtaatgaaccaggccaggtgttagacttggaggtaggtgagcacttcgggggcagtgaccacaactcggtgacttttactctagtgatggagagggataagtgtgcactgcagggcgacagttatagctgggggcagggaaattatgatgcggtgaggcatgacttaggatgcgtggattggaaaaataggcttcaagggaagaacacaaatgatatgtggagattgttcaaggaacagctaatgggtgtccttgataagtatgtaccagtcaggcagggagtaaagggtcttgtgagggagctgtggtttaacaacgaattggaatcccttgtgaaagggaagaaggcggcctatgtaaagatgaggcgtgaaggttcaattggggcgattgagagttataaggtagccaggaaggatctgaagagagagctaagagcagcgagaaggggacatgaaaagtccttggttggtaggattagggaaaatccaaaggctttctataggtatgtcaggaataaaaggatgactagggtaggtatcggtccagtcaaggatagtagtgggaagttgtgcgtggaggcggaggagattggtgagacactaaatcaatacttttcatcagtattcactcaggaacaggacactgttgctgatgtgaatattgagtcacaagtgattagaatggatggccttggggtacgtagggaagaggtctggggaatactggaaaggatgaaaatagataagtcccctgggcctgatggcgtttatcctaggatcctctgggaagctaggaaggagatggcggagccattggccttgatttttatgtcgtcgttgtctacgggaattgtgcctgaagactggaggatagcgaatgtggtccccttgttcaagaaggggagcagggatagcctgagtaactataggccagtgagtctcacttctgttgtgg comes from the Chiloscyllium punctatum isolate Juve2018m chromosome 6, sChiPun1.3, whole genome shotgun sequence genome and includes:
- the LOC140478700 gene encoding divergent protein kinase domain 2A isoform X1 — encoded protein: MWRLLTLKFGRLYRCLKFLFVVSLLVFTLLNTHSFIASFQKNELADRRFISLNKCPACFGTSWCRKFMNGQITFETWGRFRILDFLNVKNVYFAQYGEPREGARRIVLKRLGSNQELADMDQKVCKRAVGRPRCDVTQAIYKTQFSRLNGEVRLLTPDVVEGWSDLVHCPSQRLLDRIVRRYAETKDSGSFLMKNLKDSERMQLLLTLAFNPEPLVFQSFPSDEGWPFAKYLGACGRMVAVNYVGNELWNFYNAPWEKRVDLAWQLLEIAEQLTNNDFEFALYLLDVSFDNFAVGPRDGKVIVIDAENIIVADKRLIKQNKPPNWDVWYESTFDDCGKEACLSFSKEVLCSRVTVDHNYYAICQNLLSKYATWRGTTGGLLHSPPVEIVRAGRLEALLEECAHPKKQYGRFQAARELRDYLAKLSNNVR